A genomic window from Apus apus isolate bApuApu2 chromosome 26, bApuApu2.pri.cur, whole genome shotgun sequence includes:
- the RAD23A gene encoding UV excision repair protein RAD23 homolog A has protein sequence MAVTVTLKTLQQQTFKIRMEPHETVRALKEKIEAEKGSEAFPVAGQKLIYAGKILSDDVPIREYRIDEKNFVVVMVTKAKAALGTAAPEAGAGGPSEPPAAPAAPPPAADPAPPPPAAPPSEETPAPDLPPLTLSEPAAGSVPPPSSAGRSADAASTLVTGSEYETMLTEIMSMGYERERVVAALRASYNNPHRAVEYLLTGIPGSPEPERPPVQESRAPEQPPPEGENPLEFLREQPQFQNMRQVIQQNPALLPALLQQLGQENPQLLQQISQHQEQFIQMLNEPLGELGDLEGEMGAIGDESPQMNYIQVTPQEKEAIERLKALGFPESLVIQAYFACEKNENLAANFLLSQNFDDD, from the exons ATGGCGGTGACCGTGACGCTGAAGACGCTGCAGCAACAAACGTTCAAAATCCGGATGGAGCCGCACGAGAcg GTGCGGGCTCTGAAGGAGAAGATCGAGGCTGAGAAGGGCAGTGAGGCCTTCCCTGTGGCTGGGCAGAAGTTGATCTACGCCGGGAAGATCCTGAGCGACGACGTCCCCATCCGCGAGTACCGCATCGACGAGAAGAACTTCGTGGTTGTCATGGTGACCAAG GCCAAGGcagccctgggcactgcagcccccgaggctggagctggaggccCCTCAGAGCCCCCCGCGGCACCGGCTGCGCCCCCTCCGGCCGCTGACCCTGCCCCCCCACCACCTGCTGCCCCCCCCAGTGAGGAGACACCGGCCCCGGACCTCCCCCCTCTCACCCTCTCGGAGCCTGCGGCAGG CTCTGTTCCCCCCCCCAGTAGTGCTGGGCGCTCGGCCGATGCTGCCTCCACCCtcg TGACGGGGTCGGAGTACGAGACGATGCTGACGGAGATCATGTCCATGGGCTACGAGCGGGAGCGGGTGGTGGCCGCGCTCAGGGCCAGCTACAACAACCCCCACCGTGCTGTGGAGTATCTGCTGACG GGCATCCCTGGCAGCCCCGAGCCCGAGCGCCCCCCCGTGCAGGAGAGTCGCGCCCCGGAGCAGCCCCCGCCTGAAG GGGAGAACCCGCTGGAATTCCTGCGGGAGCAGCCACAGTTCCAGAACATGCGTCAGGTGATCCAGCAGAACccggccctgctgcctgccctgctccagcagctgggccaggagaacccccagctgctccag caaaTTTCCCAGCACCAGGAGCAGTTCATCCAGATGCTGAACGAGCccctgggggagctgggtgACCTGGAGGGGGAGATGGGCGCCATCGGGGACGAGTCCCCCCAGATGAACTACATCCAGGTGACGCCTCAGGAAAAAGAAGCCATAGAGAGG CTGAAGGCGCTGGGCTTCCCCGAGAGCCTGGTGATCCAGGCCTACTTCGCCTGCGAGAAGAACGAGAACCTGGCAGCCAATTTCCTGCTCAGCCAGAACTTTGATGACGACTGA
- the CALR gene encoding calreticulin yields the protein MSRLCLPALLGALLALAAAGPTEFFREEFGDGDTWMRRWVESKHKPDYGKFVLTAGKFYGDAEKDKGIQTSQDARFYALSSRFEPFSNRDKTLVVQFTVKHEQNIDCGGGYVKLFPSSLNQEDMHGDSEYNIMFGPDICGPGTKKVHVIFNYKGKNVLINKDIRCKDDEFTHLYTLVVRPDNTYEVKIDNARVESGSLEEDWDLLPPRKIKDPDARKPDDWDERAKIDDPEDTKPEDWDKPEHIPDPDAKKPEDWDEEMDGEWEPPVIQNPEYKGEWRPRQIDNPDYKGKWVHPEIDNPEYSPDPHLYAYDSFGVIGLDLWQVKSGTIFDNFLITDDEKLAEDIGNETWGATKEAERKMKEQQDEEQRKKQEEEEKQQKEDEGDEEGDEEDDEDEEEPEAEPGEAEAAPRDEL from the exons ATGAGCCGCCTCTGCCTCCCCGCCCTGCTCGGCGCCCTCCTGGCGCTGGCGGCGGCCGGACCCACCGAGTTCTTCCGGGAGGAGTTCGGGGATGGAG aCACCTGGATGCGCCGGTGGGTGGAATCGAAGCACAAACCCGATTATGGGAAGTTTGTCCTCACGGCCGGGAAGTTCTACGGAGATGCTGAGAAGGACAAAG GGATCCAGACGAGCCAGGACGCCCGGTTCTACGCCCTCTCCTCCCGCTTCGAGCCCTTCAGCAACCGGGACAAGACGCTGGTGGTTCAGTTCACAGTGAAGCACGAGCAGAACATCGACTGTGGCGGGGGCTACGTCAAGCTCTTCCCATCCAGCCTCAACCAGGAGGACATGCACGGAGACTCTGAGTACAACATCATGTTCG GCCCTGACATCTGCGGCCCTGGCACCAAGAAGGTTCATGTCATTTTCAACTACAAAGGGAAGAATGTCCTGATCAACAAGGACATTCGCTGCAAG GACGATGAGTTCACCCACCTGTACACGCTGGTGGTTCGTCCCGACAACACGTACGAGGTGAAGATCGACAACGCGCGGGTGGAGTCgggcagcctggaggaggaCTGGGACCTGCTGCCCCCCCGCAAGATCAAGGACCCCGATGCCCGCAAGCCTGACGACTGGGACGAGCGGGCCAAGATTGATGACCCCGAGGACACCAAGCCcgag GACTGGGACAAGCCCGAGCACATCCCGGATCCCGATGCCAAGAAGCCAGAGGATTGGGATGAGGAGATGGATGGGGAGTGGGAGCCCCCAGTCATCCAGAACCCTGAGTACAAG ggcgAGTGGCGGCCCCGGCAGATAGACAACCCTGACTACAAGGGGAAGTGGGTGCACCCCGAGATCGACAACCCTGAGTACAGCCCTGACCCCCACCTCTACGCCTACGACAGCTTCGGGGTCATCGGCCTCGACCTCTGGCAG GTCAAGTCTGGCACCATCTTTGACAACTTCCTCATCACGGATGACGAGAAGCTGGCAGAGGACATCGGGAACGAGACCTGGGGGGCCACCAAG gaggcagagaggaagatgaaggagcagcaggacgAGGAGCAGCggaagaagcaggaggaggaggagaagcagcagaaggaggATGAGGGGGACGAGGAGGGGGATGAGGAGGAtgatgaggatgaggaggagccCGAGGCTGAGCCCGGGGAGGCGGAGGCGGCCCCGCGGGACGAGCTGTGa